The genomic stretch GCGGCGCTGGCGATAGTGGTTGATCAGGCCATTGGTGGAAGCATCGTGGCTGGTGACGGCTTCGGTCATATTCAGTTCGGGTTGGATGCGTTTGGCGAGTTGCTTGCCGAGTTCCACGCCCCATTGGTCGAAGGAGTTCAGGTTCCAGATAATGCCTTGCACGAAAATCTTGTGTTCGTAGAGGGCAATTAGCATTCCCAGACTGTGCGGGGTGAGCGCATCCAGTAACAGGGCGTTGCTGGGGTGGTTGCCTGCAAAGACTTTGGGAGCATGGGGTTCGCTGACACCACCGCTGATGGTTTCCTCAAGGGAGCGCCCGTGCATTAAGGCTTCGGTTTGCGCCAGAAAGTTGGCCATAAGAATGTCATGCTGCTCGTGCAAGCCGTTGGGCTGGGTGGCTGAAATGATGAAGTCCGCCGGAATCAAGCGCGTTCCCTGATGGATCAACTGGTAAAAAGCGTGTTGCCCGTTAATGCCACTCGTGCCCCAGATGATTGGGCCGGTTTCGTAATCCACGTTGTGCCCGTCGCGGTCGACGGATTTGCCGTTACTTTCCATGTCAGCCTGTTGCAGGTACAGCGGCAAGCTGCGCAAGTAATGGTCGTAAGGCAAGATTGCTTGCGTGGCTGCCCCAAAGAAATTGCTGTACCAAACGCCTAACAGCGCCAGGATGACTGGCATATTGCGTTCAAACGGTGCTTCCCGGAAGTGTGTGTCCATCTCGTGTGCGCCACCCAGCAAGCGGCGGAAGTTGTCTGCACCGACCGCCAGCACGATGGAAAGCCCAATGGCTGACCACAGCGAATAGCGCCCGCCTACCCAGTCCCAGAAACCGAACATATTGTCCGGGTCAATCCCGAAGTCGGTGACGGCTTCACGGTTGGTGGAAACGGCGACGAAATGCTTGGCGATATGCGCGGCATCCCCCGCGTGTTGCAGGAACCAGTCACGCGCATAGGCGGCATTGGTCATGGTTTCCTGCGTGGTAAAGGTTTTCGAGGCGACGATGAACAGGGTGGTTTCGGGGTCGAGGGTTTCCAGTTTTTCCTTGATGTGCGCACCGTCAACGTTGGAGACATAATGCATCTCCAGCCGTGAATGCCGGTAGGTTTTGAGCGCCTGATACACCATGTGTGGGCCGAGGTCGGAACCCCCGATGCCAATGTTCACCACATCCACAATGGCTTTGCCAGTATGGCCTGTCCAAGTACCGCTGCGTACCCGCTCGGCGAATGCGCTCATCTGGGCGATGACCGCGTTGACATCAGGCATGACATCTTCGCCATCCACCCTCACGGGTGTATTGCTTTGGTTACGCAAGGCCGTGTGCAGCACGGCACGCTGTTCGGTATTGTTGATTTTGTCGCCTTGGAACATGCGGTCGCGCCAGCCTGCCACATCGGCGACTTCCGCCAGTTGTGTCAGCAATTGCAGGGTTTCAGCGGTGATACGGTTTTTGGAATAGTCGAGCAGGATATCGCCGACTTGCAGGGAAAAGTGCTCGAAGCGTTCGGGGTCAGCCGCGAACAGTTCACGCATGTGGACGGTGCGCAGCGTTTGGTAATGGTGTTGTAAGGCATGATTGACGGTGTGGTGAAGTGGTGGCTTCTGCATGATCTCTCCTTGTTCGGGTGGCCGGCAGAATCTTGATTTATGCAAATTATATGCCGGAAAACTGTTACGCCACCTTGATCTGGCGCATGTTTATTGTTGTAAACCCTGCAAGATTTTCCGCGAAACCAACTGAACACGCAATTAAATTTTATTCATGCCAAGGGGTTTTGCATCAGCAGCCACTGGTACCCACCTTGCAAGAGGCTATCCTGCCCGTTGCGGATTGTATTTTGATTTTGTAGCGGGGGGTGGAGCCGAGATTCAGTGTTTGCTCATATTCTGTTGCGCCTGTCGCCAGGGTCAGGCTACCGCTGATACCAGCAATGCCGCCATTGGGTTTGTAGCGGAGAGTGGGCGCGGTGGATGAAGTACCCGTAATGGTAATGCCGTTGAAGTCTGGCGTGGTATCCAGCAGGATTTCTTCAGCCGCATTGGTATTACCGGGGCCATAGTTGCAGCCCGTGGCATCGACGGCACCGTAATTGCCACAATCGACAAACACGATCCAGCCATTTTCAAAGCCGCCGCTGGTAGCGCAGCCAGAGCCTGTGCTATTACGCACACACATGGTAACGGGGAATGAGCGTTTGATGGCTTCAGCACGCACGTAGTTGAGGGTGGAAACCAGTTGGTTGTTCAAGGCGGTTAGACGGTTGCTTTCAACCATTTCGCGTAGCGAGGGTGCTGCCATGGTTGCCAGAATCGCCACAATGCTGATGGTAACGAGCAGCTCAATCATGGTCAGGCCGGTTTGTGAGTACTTGCTCATGAGGTGTTCCCTTGGCTGTTATATTATTTGGGATTCATGGGAAAAAAGGCGTCCATGCCATGCACATACTTCCTTGTGTGGCGGAGTATACAGAAGCTGATGATCGGTATGGGTACAAAGGAGATGAACGGCTTGGCAGGGCGGACTAGCCGTGTTATTTACGCCAGAATGCCGGGGTCAGGATCACCAGCATGGTAAACAATTCCAGTCGCCCCATCAACATGGCTAGACACAGCCACCATTTGGAGAAATCATCCATGCTGGCAAAGTTTCCCGCGACCTCCCCCAGCCCCGGCCCAAGGTTGTTCAGTGTGGCAGCTACCGCAGAAAAAGCGGTGATCTGATCATGCCCACGTGCCATCAAGACCAGCATGAACATCACAAATACCGCAATATATACTGAGAAAAACCCCCACACGGCTTGCACCACATCTTCGGGCAGCGGGTGGCGGTTGATTTTGATACGGATACGCGCATTGGGGTGAATCAGGCGATTCACCTCGCGTATGCCCTGTTTCACCAGCAGCAAAAAGCGGATGACTTTCATCCCCCCAGCCGTAGAAGCTGCGCACCCCCCCACAAAGCTGGCAAACAGCAACAAGACTGGCAAGAAACCGGGCCATTCGCTGTACCCGGTGGTGGTGAAGCCGGTGGTCGTAGCGATGGAGACCACATGAAACAGCGAGTGCCGCCATGCTTGTGACAGTTCCGCATGGGTTTCGGTGTAAAACAGATAAGTGGTGCTCACCAGCACCAACCCCGTCATCATGAGGGCATAGGCACGAAATTCCGAGTCGCGCAGATAGCCCCGCACACTGGCATTACGCCATGCCATGAAATGCAAACCGAAATTGACCCCGGCAAGCAGCATGAAAACAATCGCCACGGATTCAATCGCACTGTTGTCAAAGTGCCCGATACTGGAGTCATGCGTTGAAAAGCCGCCAATCGCGACCGTGCTGAAACTGTGCGAAACCGCATCGAACCAGTCCATACCCGCCACCCGGAAGGCTAGCGTACACAACACGGTTAGCGCGAGGTAGATATACCATAGCAACTTGGCCGTTTCGGTAATACGTGGAGTCAGTTTGGCATCTTTCATCGGCCCTGGTGTTTCCGCACGGTAAAGCTGCATTCCGCCGACACCCAGAATCGGCAAGATAGCCACGGCGAGCACAATGATCCCCATGCCGCCCAGCCACTGCAATTCCTGTCGGTAAAACAGCACGGAACGGGGTAAGCCATCCAGCCCGACAATGACCGTTGCCCCGGTGGTTGTCAGGCCGGAAATGGATTCAAATATCGCATCGGTTGCTGAAATTTCGACAGCATCCGACAAGATAAACGGGAGCGAGCCTGAAACACCCAGTACTACCCAGAACAGTACCACAATCAGGAAGCCATCCCGCGAGCGCAATTCCCCTCGCTGTCGATGCATCGGTAGCCACAGCAAGCCCCCCCCTGCCAGCAGCAAGGCCATACTTTTCCAGAATGGCAGGGTATCGGGGTCGCCCATTACCTTGCCAATCAGGATAGGCGGCAACATGGTCAAGCTGAATACCATCAGTAATAGACCCAGTACCCGTTGTATGACTTTGAACTGCACTAAACCTCAAATACTGTTAGCGTCGCCAGAAGGCAGGCGTCAGTAATACTAGCACAGTAAACAGCTCCAGCCGCCCCATTAGCATAGCGAGCGACAACCACCATTTAGAAAAGTCATTCAGCCCGGCAAAATTGGAGGAAACATCACCCAAACCAACACCCATATTGTTCAACGTGGCAGCCACCGCAGAAAAGGCCGTCACCTGATCAGCACCCGCTGCGATCAGGCCGAGCATGAAAACGGTAAATACCGCGATATACATGGCAAAAAATCCCCAGATGGATTTCACGATTTGCTCGGATACGGGTTCTCCATTGATCTTGATGTGAAGATGGGCAGTGGGGTGTGGTAATAACGTGACTTCACGGATACCTTGTTTCATCAACAACAGGAAGCGGATAACTTTGATGCCCCCGCCTGTTGAACCCGCACAGCCGCCGACAAAACTGGAAAAGATCAGCAAGGTTGGCAACAGGTTGGGCCAGGCTGAATGATCGGTGACGACCAAGCCTGTCGAGGTCATCACCGATGTCACATGGAACAATGCGTAACGGAAAGCCTGCTCAGGGTCGGTGATGGTATGAAAGCCCAGCAACAAAGCAAAGGCTGTCAGGGTCAGTAACACAATCACACTGATATAGGCACGGAACTCCGAATCCCGCCAATAAAGCCCCGGTTTGCGGCGGCTCCACACCACAAAATGCAGGCTAAAATTCATGCCTGCCAGTAACATGAATAGGATGCTGATGTAATCAATCGCACTGCTGTCAAAATAAGCCATGCTGGAATCATGGGTAGAAAATCCCCCGGTGGATAACACCGAAAACGCATGACAAACCGCATCAAACCAGCTCATGCCTGCAATACGATAGGCCAGCACACACAACAGTGTCAGTGCCAGATACACATACCACAACAGTTTGGCGGTTTCGGTAATGCGCGGGGTCAGCTTGGCATCCTTGATCGGGCCTGGGGTTTCTGCCCGGTAGAGCTGCATTCCCCCCACCCCCAGCATAGGCAGGATGGCAACCGCCAGCACAATGATACCCATCCCCCCCAACCAATGCAGTTCCATGCGGTAAAAGTTCAGGGAGCGAGGCAAGCTGTCAATGCCCACCAGAACTGTTGCGCCCGTGGTGGTGAAACCTGAAACTGTTTCAAAAAAAGCATCTGCCGCACTCAAGTCCAACTGGTCTTCCAGTAGGAAAGGTACTGCCCCTGCCGCACTCAGGGTTGTCCAGAACAACACGGCGATCAGGAAGCCATCGCGCAGGCGCAGGTCACGCCGTTCCCGGTGTACCGGCAGCCACAGCAGAAATCCCACCAACAGGGTCAGCAGAAAACCATCGAAAAAGGGCGCTAGCTGGGGGTCGCCCATCACCCAGCCTACCAGCACCGGCGGTAACATGGTTAGGCTGAAGACCATGATCAGTAAGCCCAGAATCCGCTGAATGACTTTGTACTGCATAAGCCTGATGCGTCAGAAGTAGTGGAGGCCAACCTGGAAGAGTTTTTCCACGGCAGGTACATAGCGTTTGTCGGTCACGAGCATGATGATGTGATCTTCTGCCTGTACAATGATGTCATGGGCTGCCATCAGAATGTTTTCGCCACGGATGATTGCGCCAATGGTGGTGCCGGGTGGGAGTTTGATTTCATCCAGCCGTCGGCCCACCACACGGGAGGTTTTGTAGTCGCCGTGGGCAACCACTTCGATGGCTTCGGCAGAACCCCGGCGCAGCGCGTGTACGGCCACAATGTCGCCCCGGCGGATGTGGGTCAGCAACGCCCCGATGGTGATTTGCTGGGGGGAAATGGCAAGGTCGATGCTGCTTTCCACCAGATCAATGTAGCTGGGGCGATTAATCAGGCACATGACCCGTCTTGCCCCTAAACGTTTGGCGAGCATGGAGGAGAGGATATTGGCTTCGTCATCATTGGTGATGGCGACAAATACATCGGTGTTTTCGATGTTTTCTTCGATCAGCAAGTTTTCGTCGGCGGCATCGCCTTCCAGCACGATGGTTTTGTCGAGGCGCTCGGCTAGTTTGGCGGCGCGGTCATTGTTTTTTTCAATGATTTTGACCTGATAACGCGAGGCTTCCAGCAAGCGTGCCAGCCGGTTGCCGATATTGCCGCCACCCGCCAGCATGATGCGCTTGTAAGGTTTATCCAGTTTGCGCAGCTCACTGATAATGGCGCGGATGTGTTTGGGGCTGGCGATAAACAGAATTTCATCGTTGACTTCGACAATGGTGTCTTCGCTGGCCTTGATGGGCTTGCCTTTGCGGAAAATGGCGGCGACGCGTGCTTCCACGCCGGGCATGTGTTCACGCATGGCTTTCAGAGGGGAGCCAATCAGTGGGCCGTCATGCAGTGCCTTGACCCCGACCATTTGCACTTTGCCGTCGGCGAAGTTGATGATTTGCAAGGCTCCGGGGTGGGAAATCAGGCGGAAAATGTGTTCCGTGACCAGTTGTTCCGGGCTGATCAACACATCAATGGGCACGGACTCGGGGGTGAACAGCTCCTTGTGATCGAGGTAGTGCGAGGAGCGGATACGGGCAATCTTGGTCGGCGTGTGGTAGAGGGTATGCGCAATCTGGCAGGCTACCATATTGATTTCGTCGCTGTTGGTGACGGCAATGATCATGTCGGCGTCTTCTATCCCGGCGCGTTCCAGCACGCGCGGGTAGGAAGCTTGACCGACTTCCACCCGTACATCCAGTTTTTCACGCAAGTCCCGTAAGGCGGCGGCATTAGTGTCGACGATGGTCACATCGTTATCTTCGTTCGCCAGTGAGGCTGCGACGGAATGGCCTACTTGCCCCGCGCCCAGGATCAGGATTTTCATAAAGTGCGGTTAGCGTCCGTATTTTTTGGGGTCGACGTTGAGGGAGCGCATTTTTCGGTACAAATGGGTACGTTCCATTTTGACCTGATCCGCCAGTTTACTGACATTACCATCCGCCTGTTTGAGCTGGTAAATCAGGTAGTCGTGTTCAAACTGTTCGCGTGCCTGGCGCAGTGGCAGGTCGAATAAGCTTTCGGGAATATGCCCGATTTCTTGCGAAAATACTGGGATACGTGCGCCGACGGCTTCTTCTGCTTCCTCCAGCGAGACTTCGGTTTCGGTGCCGAGGATCAGTAAGCGCTGCACCAGATTGCGCAATTCGCGGATATTACCGGGCCAAGAGTGGTTGCGCAGAAAGTTTTGCGCCGCCAGTGAAATATGCCGGTACGGCAAGCCATCTTGTGCGGTGAGAATGTCGACGTAATGGTTGAGCAGTTCGGGCACATCTTCCGGGTGTTCGTGCAAGGGCGGAATCATCACCGGCACGACATTGAGCAAGTAATACAGTTCTTCGTTGAACTTGCCGCCTTTGACATCATCCTGCAAATCGTGGGAAGAGGACGCCATCAAGGTAATATCCATGTCCACCCAGTCGTTGCCGCCGATGCGCATGTAACGGTTTTCCTTGAGGGCATTCAGCAGGCGGTTTTGGGTGTCATGATCCAGCTCAAAGATTTCTGCCAGAAACAAGACCCCGCCATTGGCTTCGTCGAGCAGGCCGTACTGGATTTTGCCGTGGTCTTCGCGCCCAAACAGCACGTTGTTGAGGGAGTGGTTGCTATCTTTATTGGTGGGTAGTGCGGCGCGTACAAACGGGCGGTCTTTGCGGTTGCTGAGGGCGTGGATGTGGCGGGCAAAGGTTTCCTTGCCCACCCCCGGTTCCCCGTACAGCAGTACGCGGGTGTCGTGCTGGGCAATGCGTTTGGCCTGTTCGCGCAGGCGTTGCATGGTCTGGCTATTGCCCACGGGTTCCAGTGAGCTGCTCATTTGTTTGCGCAAGCCCCGGTTTTCTTTTTCCAGTTGGCTGGCGCGTAGGGCATTGCTGATGGTCAGCAGCATTTTGGCCATCGACAGCGGTTTTTCGATGAAATCCTGAGCGCCCAGTTTGGTGGCTTCCACGGCTGTTTCAATCGTGCCGTGACCGGACATCATGATCACCGGGCAGCACAGGGTGTCGTTTTCACGCCATTCCTTGAGCAGGGAAATGCCGTCTTGCCCGGGCATCCAGATGTCAAGGAGTACCAGGTCGGGTTTGCGGCTGCGGTGCAGTTCCTTGGCTTTGGCGGCATTTTCGGCCGTCACGACCCGATAGCCTTCGTCTTCCAGAATTTCACTGACAAGTTGGCGGATATCCGGCTCGTCGTCTACGACCATGATGTATTGTGCTGTCATCTTCCCTGCTCCTTAGTTCAACGGAAACCTCACGCTGATTATAGCGCCTCCGTTGTCATGATTGCGGGCGGTGAGGTGTCCGCCGTGTTCTTCAACGATTTTTTTCACGATGGCCAAGCCTAGTCCAGTACCTTTGTGTTTGCTAGTGACGTAAGGCTCGAACAGGCGTGGCAACAATTCCACCGGAATGCCGGGGCCATTGTCGTGAATGTTAAGCATAGCTTGCTTGCTGTCCGGTTGATACTGGGTACTGATGGTGATGTTGGCGGGGCTGACGTGGTGCTCTTCCAGTGCTTCGAGTGCATTCTTGGTTAGATTGACCAATAGTTGGCGGAGACGGTGGATGTCGAGTCGCAGGCGTGGTAGATCCGTGTCCAGTTGCAGGATAATGTTGACCTGACCTTCATTGAGGCGGTATAGCTCTGCGACTTCCTGTACCAAGGCATTCAGATCGACCGGTTGGACGTGTAGGTTAGGAGCACGCGCATAGTCACTGAAGGCATTGACCATCGACTTCAGGTTGTCAACTTGCTGCACGATGGTGTTGGTCATGCGTTTGAGGAAGTTGGCAGATTCCTCATTCAGTTCGCCGGAAAGTTTACGGCTCAGGCGTTCGGCGGATAGCTGGATCGGCGTCAGTGGATTTTTGATCTCGTGCGCCAGTCGTCGCGCTACTTCGCCCCAAGCGGCGTCATGTTCGGACTGGATCAGGTCGGTGACATCATCAAACACCAGCACGGAACCTTGCTGACCCGCTGCACCGTGTGGTAGGGATGCGCCCCGGCAGACCAGAATCAGGCGGC from Thiothrix litoralis encodes the following:
- a CDS encoding GspH/FimT family pseudopilin is translated as MSKYSQTGLTMIELLVTISIVAILATMAAPSLREMVESNRLTALNNQLVSTLNYVRAEAIKRSFPVTMCVRNSTGSGCATSGGFENGWIVFVDCGNYGAVDATGCNYGPGNTNAAEEILLDTTPDFNGITITGTSSTAPTLRYKPNGGIAGISGSLTLATGATEYEQTLNLGSTPRYKIKIQSATGRIASCKVGTSGC
- the pgi gene encoding glucose-6-phosphate isomerase, whose translation is MQKPPLHHTVNHALQHHYQTLRTVHMRELFAADPERFEHFSLQVGDILLDYSKNRITAETLQLLTQLAEVADVAGWRDRMFQGDKINNTEQRAVLHTALRNQSNTPVRVDGEDVMPDVNAVIAQMSAFAERVRSGTWTGHTGKAIVDVVNIGIGGSDLGPHMVYQALKTYRHSRLEMHYVSNVDGAHIKEKLETLDPETTLFIVASKTFTTQETMTNAAYARDWFLQHAGDAAHIAKHFVAVSTNREAVTDFGIDPDNMFGFWDWVGGRYSLWSAIGLSIVLAVGADNFRRLLGGAHEMDTHFREAPFERNMPVILALLGVWYSNFFGAATQAILPYDHYLRSLPLYLQQADMESNGKSVDRDGHNVDYETGPIIWGTSGINGQHAFYQLIHQGTRLIPADFIISATQPNGLHEQHDILMANFLAQTEALMHGRSLEETISGGVSEPHAPKVFAGNHPSNALLLDALTPHSLGMLIALYEHKIFVQGIIWNLNSFDQWGVELGKQLAKRIQPELNMTEAVTSHDASTNGLINHYRQRRHAAMQSGKAPHH
- the trkA gene encoding Trk system potassium transporter TrkA, whose product is MKILILGAGQVGHSVAASLANEDNDVTIVDTNAAALRDLREKLDVRVEVGQASYPRVLERAGIEDADMIIAVTNSDEINMVACQIAHTLYHTPTKIARIRSSHYLDHKELFTPESVPIDVLISPEQLVTEHIFRLISHPGALQIINFADGKVQMVGVKALHDGPLIGSPLKAMREHMPGVEARVAAIFRKGKPIKASEDTIVEVNDEILFIASPKHIRAIISELRKLDKPYKRIMLAGGGNIGNRLARLLEASRYQVKIIEKNNDRAAKLAERLDKTIVLEGDAADENLLIEENIENTDVFVAITNDDEANILSSMLAKRLGARRVMCLINRPSYIDLVESSIDLAISPQQITIGALLTHIRRGDIVAVHALRRGSAEAIEVVAHGDYKTSRVVGRRLDEIKLPPGTTIGAIIRGENILMAAHDIIVQAEDHIIMLVTDKRYVPAVEKLFQVGLHYF
- a CDS encoding TrkH family potassium uptake protein gives rise to the protein MQFKVIQRVLGLLLMVFSLTMLPPILIGKVMGDPDTLPFWKSMALLLAGGGLLWLPMHRQRGELRSRDGFLIVVLFWVVLGVSGSLPFILSDAVEISATDAIFESISGLTTTGATVIVGLDGLPRSVLFYRQELQWLGGMGIIVLAVAILPILGVGGMQLYRAETPGPMKDAKLTPRITETAKLLWYIYLALTVLCTLAFRVAGMDWFDAVSHSFSTVAIGGFSTHDSSIGHFDNSAIESVAIVFMLLAGVNFGLHFMAWRNASVRGYLRDSEFRAYALMMTGLVLVSTTYLFYTETHAELSQAWRHSLFHVVSIATTTGFTTTGYSEWPGFLPVLLLFASFVGGCAASTAGGMKVIRFLLLVKQGIREVNRLIHPNARIRIKINRHPLPEDVVQAVWGFFSVYIAVFVMFMLVLMARGHDQITAFSAVAATLNNLGPGLGEVAGNFASMDDFSKWWLCLAMLMGRLELFTMLVILTPAFWRK
- a CDS encoding TrkH family potassium uptake protein, with translation MQYKVIQRILGLLIMVFSLTMLPPVLVGWVMGDPQLAPFFDGFLLTLLVGFLLWLPVHRERRDLRLRDGFLIAVLFWTTLSAAGAVPFLLEDQLDLSAADAFFETVSGFTTTGATVLVGIDSLPRSLNFYRMELHWLGGMGIIVLAVAILPMLGVGGMQLYRAETPGPIKDAKLTPRITETAKLLWYVYLALTLLCVLAYRIAGMSWFDAVCHAFSVLSTGGFSTHDSSMAYFDSSAIDYISILFMLLAGMNFSLHFVVWSRRKPGLYWRDSEFRAYISVIVLLTLTAFALLLGFHTITDPEQAFRYALFHVTSVMTSTGLVVTDHSAWPNLLPTLLIFSSFVGGCAGSTGGGIKVIRFLLLMKQGIREVTLLPHPTAHLHIKINGEPVSEQIVKSIWGFFAMYIAVFTVFMLGLIAAGADQVTAFSAVAATLNNMGVGLGDVSSNFAGLNDFSKWWLSLAMLMGRLELFTVLVLLTPAFWRR
- a CDS encoding sigma-54-dependent transcriptional regulator — its product is MTAQYIMVVDDEPDIRQLVSEILEDEGYRVVTAENAAKAKELHRSRKPDLVLLDIWMPGQDGISLLKEWRENDTLCCPVIMMSGHGTIETAVEATKLGAQDFIEKPLSMAKMLLTISNALRASQLEKENRGLRKQMSSSLEPVGNSQTMQRLREQAKRIAQHDTRVLLYGEPGVGKETFARHIHALSNRKDRPFVRAALPTNKDSNHSLNNVLFGREDHGKIQYGLLDEANGGVLFLAEIFELDHDTQNRLLNALKENRYMRIGGNDWVDMDITLMASSSHDLQDDVKGGKFNEELYYLLNVVPVMIPPLHEHPEDVPELLNHYVDILTAQDGLPYRHISLAAQNFLRNHSWPGNIRELRNLVQRLLILGTETEVSLEEAEEAVGARIPVFSQEIGHIPESLFDLPLRQAREQFEHDYLIYQLKQADGNVSKLADQVKMERTHLYRKMRSLNVDPKKYGR